The DNA segment CCCCGTGGGGATCCGGCCACGCCTCAGCTCGGCCCCGCCGCCCGGTGCTCACGCTCCGTGGTGGGCTCCTCGTCCGCCGGCTCCGTTCCCGGAACCACGGACGACGGTTCCAGCGGTGGACGGAACGGCGCGGGAACGAACGTCGTGGGGAGCCCCGGAGTGTTCTCGCGGCCCGCGTTCGCGATCACCACGGCCACGTACGGAAGGAAGGCGCCCAGCACCAGGGTCCCGATCGCCACCGGCCGCGCCACGTTCCAGAGAGCCGCGGTCAGAATGACCGCCACGGTGCGCACCGTCATCGAGATGATGTACCGGCGCTGCCGCCCGCGTACGTCCTCCGCGAGCCCCGTCCGGGCGCCCGTGATCCGGAAGACCTCGTCGCCGCTCTGCTTCCGCATCACGCTCCACCACCCGATTCGTGCGCCGGACTCTCCCCGGACCGGACGGCACCACGTTACGCCGACGTTCCGCCGCCGATAAGAGCGGGGCGCGCCCGTACCGCCCGTAACGGGGCCACCGGGGCACGTATGGAGCTGTCCGACATGCGCCGTACGGAGGTTGCGCCGAAACTGGGGCCCATGCGTATCCAGCAGCCGCATCAGGAGGCGACGTGAATTGGTTGTGGGCCATCATCGTGGGGCTGGTGCTCGGTCTGATCGCCAAGGCGATCATCCCGGGGAAGCAGGAGATCCCGCTGTGGCTGACCGTGGTGTTCGGCATCCTGGGCAGCGTGCTGGGCAACTGGGCGGCCACCGGGCTCGGGGTCAACGACACCCGGGGCATCGACTGGATCAGGCATCTGCTCCAGCTGATCGGCGCCGTCATCATCGTCGGCGTGGGTGACAAGCTCTGGACCTCGATCCGGGGAAACAGACACGCCACCTGACACCACACGTGCGTGAGGGGCGGCCGGTTCGTACCGGCCGCCCCTCACCCCTGTGCTACGCGCCCGTGACCTCGACCGCCGCCAGGTTCTTCTTGCCCCGGCGCAGCACCAGCCACCGGCCGTGCAGCAGATCCTGGGCCGCGGGCACCGCGTCCTCGCCCGTGACCTTCACGTTGTTCACGTACGCCCCGCCCTCCTTGACGGCCCGGCGGGCCGCCGACCGGCTCGGCACCAGACCCGTCCCGGCGAGCAGCTCCACGACCGGGACGAGCCCGTCGACCTTGGTGTGCGGCAGCTCGGACAGCGCGGCGCTCAGCGTCGCCTCATCGAGCTCCGCCAGCTCGCCCTGGCCGAACA comes from the Streptomyces sp. NBC_01471 genome and includes:
- a CDS encoding GlsB/YeaQ/YmgE family stress response membrane protein, yielding MNWLWAIIVGLVLGLIAKAIIPGKQEIPLWLTVVFGILGSVLGNWAATGLGVNDTRGIDWIRHLLQLIGAVIIVGVGDKLWTSIRGNRHAT
- a CDS encoding DUF3099 domain-containing protein, producing the protein MRKQSGDEVFRITGARTGLAEDVRGRQRRYIISMTVRTVAVILTAALWNVARPVAIGTLVLGAFLPYVAVVIANAGRENTPGLPTTFVPAPFRPPLEPSSVVPGTEPADEEPTTEREHRAAGPS